In the Manis javanica isolate MJ-LG chromosome 14, MJ_LKY, whole genome shotgun sequence genome, one interval contains:
- the S100A16 gene encoding protein S100-A16, whose product MADCYTELEKAVVVLVENFYKYVSKHSLVKNKISKSSFRKMLQKELNHMLTDTGNRKAADKLIQNLDANHDGRISFDEYWTLIGGITSPIANLIRQQEQQSSS is encoded by the exons ATGGCGGACTGCTACACGGAGCTGGAGAAGGCGGTCGTGGTCCTGGTGGAAAACTTCTACAAATATGTGTCTAAGCACAGCCTGGTCAAGAACAAGATCAGCAAGAGCAGCTTCCGGAAGATGCTCCAGAAAGAGCTCAACCACATGCTGACG GACACGGGTAACCGGAAGGCTGCTGACAAGCTCATTCAGAACCTGGATGCCAACCACGATGGGCGCATCAGCTTTGACGAGTACTGGACCTTGATAGGGGGCATCACCAGCCCCATTGCCAACCTTATCCGCCAACAGGAGCAGCAGAGCAGCAGCTAG
- the S100A13 gene encoding protein S100-A13 isoform X1 has translation MGLHRGRVSSSRQVRTPPRWGHARARLGVGVPGRLLGKGRGGGGGVKLAAPLPKPLRKLEASGLGRGSFLPPGAPINLGAGLRLAARRLLPPDVGSLDEKMKSLDVNQDSELKFTEYWRLIGELAKELRKEKALEIRKK, from the exons ATGGGGCTGCATAGGGGGAGGGTTAGCAGCTCCAGGCAGGTCCGCACGCCCCCGCGGTGGGGGCACGCGCGGGCCCGGTTGGGGGTCGGGGTTCCGGGCCGACTGCTGGggaaggggcggggcgggggtggAGGCGTGAAACTGGCGGCTCCTCTCCCGAAGCCACTGCGGAAACTGGAAGCCTCCGGGCTTGGGAggggctctttcctccctcccggGGCGCCTATAAACCTCGGCGCTGGGCTGCGGCTCGCTGCGCGCCGTCTCCTTCCCCCG GATGTGGGCTCCTTAGACGAGAAGATGAAGAGCTTGGATGTGAATCAGGACTCAGAGCTGAAGTTCACTGAGTACTGGAGACTGATCGGGGAGCTAGCCAAGGAGCTCAGGAAGGAGAAGGCCCTGGAGATCCGGAAGAAGTAA
- the CHTOP gene encoding chromatin target of PRMT1 protein isoform X4, whose translation MAAQSTPKVVLKSTTKMSLNERFTNMLKNKQPMPVNIRASMQQQQLASARNRRLAQQMENRPSVQAALKLKQSLKQRLGKSNIQARLGRPIGTLARGAIGGRGLPIIQRGLPRGGLRGGRATRTLLRGGMSLRGQNLLRGGRAVAPRMGLRRGGVRGRGGPGRGGLGRGAMGRGGIGGRGRGMIGRGRGGFGGRGRGRGRGRGALARPVLTKEQLDNQLDAYMSKTKGHLDAELDAYMAQTDPETND comes from the exons ATGGCTGCACAGTCAACACCGAAAGTTGTGCTAAAAAGCACCACCAAGATGTCTCTAAATGAGCG CTTTACTAATATGCTGAAGAACAAACAGCCGATGCCAGTGAATATTCGGGCCTCGATGCAACAGCAGCAGCTAGCCAGTGCCAGAAACAGAAGACTGGCCCAGCAGATGGAGAACAGACCCTCTGTCCAGGCAGCATTAAAGCTCAAGCAG AGCTTAAAGCAGCGCCTGGGTAAGAGTAACATCCAGGCACGGTTAGGCCGACCCATAGGGACCCTGGCCAGGGGAGCAATCGGAGGACGAGGCCTGCCCATAATCCAGAGAGGCTTGCCCAGAGGAGGACTACGTGGGGGACGTGCCACAAGAACCCTGCTTAGGGGTGGGATGTCGCTCCGAG GTCAAAACCTGCTCCGAGGTGGACGAGCCGTAGCTCCCCGAATGGGCTTAAGAAGAGGTGGTGTTCGAGGTCGTGGAGGTCCTGGGAGAGGGGGCCTAGGGCGTGGAGCTATGGGTCGTGGCGGAATCGGTGGTAGAG GTCGGGGTATGATAGGTCGGGGAAGAGGGGGCTTTGGAGGCCGAGGCCGTGGacgagggagagggagaggcgcCCTTGCTCGCCCCGTGCTGACCAAGGAACAGCTGGACAACCAGTTGGATGCATACATGTCGAAAACAAAAGGACACCTGGATGCTGAGTTGGATGCCTACATGGCACAGACAGATCCCGAAACCAATGACTGA
- the S100A1 gene encoding protein S100-A1, with protein sequence MGSELEAAMETLINVFHAHSGKEGDKYKLSKKELKELLQTELSGFLEAQKDADAVDKVMKELDENGDGEVDFQEYVVLVAALTVACNNFFWENS encoded by the exons ATGGGTTCAGAGCTGGAGGCAGCGATGGAGACTCTCATCAATGTGTTCCACGCACACTCGGGCAAGGAGGGGGACAAGTACAAGCTGAGCAAGAAGGAGCTGAAAGAGCTGCTGCAGACGGAGCTCTCCGGCTTCCTGGAG GCCCAGAAGGATGCGGATGCTGTAGACAAGGTGATGAAGGAGCTAGATGAGAACGGAGATGGGGAGGTGGACTTCCAGGAGTACGTGGTGCTCGTGGCTGCCCTCACAGTGGCCTGTAACAACTTCTTCTGGGAAAACAGCTGA
- the S100A13 gene encoding protein S100-A13 isoform X3: MAAEPLTELEAAIETVVTTFFTFTGQEGRKGTLSINEFKELVTQQLPHLLKDVGSLDEKMKSLDVNQDSELKFTEYWRLIGELAKELRKEKALEIRKK; encoded by the exons ATGGCAGCTGAGCCGCTGACTGAGCTGGAGGCGGCCATCGAGACAGTGGTCACCACCTTCTTCACCTTTACAGGGCAGGAGGGTCGGAAGGGCACCCTCAGCATCAATGAGTTTAAGGAATTGGTCACTCAGCAGTTGCCTCACCTGCTCAAG GATGTGGGCTCCTTAGACGAGAAGATGAAGAGCTTGGATGTGAATCAGGACTCAGAGCTGAAGTTCACTGAGTACTGGAGACTGATCGGGGAGCTAGCCAAGGAGCTCAGGAAGGAGAAGGCCCTGGAGATCCGGAAGAAGTAA
- the CHTOP gene encoding chromatin target of PRMT1 protein isoform X6 has translation MAAQSTPKVVLKSTTKMSLNERFTNMLKNKQPMPVNIRASMQQQQLASARNRRLAQQMENRPSVQAALKLKQTLYASPDSGCGRICPSCGWASEGRCYATKSLKQRLGKSNIQARLGRPIGTLARGAIGGRGLPIIQRGLPRGGLRGGRATRTLLRGGMSLRGRGMIGRGRGGFGGRGRGRGRGRGALARPVLTKEQLDNQLDAYMSKTKGHLDAELDAYMAQTDPETND, from the exons ATGGCTGCACAGTCAACACCGAAAGTTGTGCTAAAAAGCACCACCAAGATGTCTCTAAATGAGCG CTTTACTAATATGCTGAAGAACAAACAGCCGATGCCAGTGAATATTCGGGCCTCGATGCAACAGCAGCAGCTAGCCAGTGCCAGAAACAGAAGACTGGCCCAGCAGATGGAGAACAGACCCTCTGTCCAGGCAGCATTAAAGCTCAAGCAG ACCTTATATGCAAGTCCGGACAGTGGCTGTGGAAGGATATGTCCAAGCTGTGGCTGGGCGTCTGAAGGGCGGTGCTATGCAACT AAGAGCTTAAAGCAGCGCCTGGGTAAGAGTAACATCCAGGCACGGTTAGGCCGACCCATAGGGACCCTGGCCAGGGGAGCAATCGGAGGACGAGGCCTGCCCATAATCCAGAGAGGCTTGCCCAGAGGAGGACTACGTGGGGGACGTGCCACAAGAACCCTGCTTAGGGGTGGGATGTCGCTCCGAG GTCGGGGTATGATAGGTCGGGGAAGAGGGGGCTTTGGAGGCCGAGGCCGTGGacgagggagagggagaggcgcCCTTGCTCGCCCCGTGCTGACCAAGGAACAGCTGGACAACCAGTTGGATGCATACATGTCGAAAACAAAAGGACACCTGGATGCTGAGTTGGATGCCTACATGGCACAGACAGATCCCGAAACCAATGACTGA
- the CHTOP gene encoding chromatin target of PRMT1 protein isoform X7 — protein sequence MAAQSTPKVVLKSTTKMSLNERFTNMLKNKQPMPVNIRASMQQQQLASARNRRLAQQMENRPSVQAALKLKQKSLKQRLGKSNIQARLGRPIGTLARGAIGGRGLPIIQRGLPRGGLRGGRATRTLLRGGMSLRGRGMIGRGRGGFGGRGRGRGRGRGALARPVLTKEQLDNQLDAYMSKTKGHLDAELDAYMAQTDPETND from the exons ATGGCTGCACAGTCAACACCGAAAGTTGTGCTAAAAAGCACCACCAAGATGTCTCTAAATGAGCG CTTTACTAATATGCTGAAGAACAAACAGCCGATGCCAGTGAATATTCGGGCCTCGATGCAACAGCAGCAGCTAGCCAGTGCCAGAAACAGAAGACTGGCCCAGCAGATGGAGAACAGACCCTCTGTCCAGGCAGCATTAAAGCTCAAGCAG AAGAGCTTAAAGCAGCGCCTGGGTAAGAGTAACATCCAGGCACGGTTAGGCCGACCCATAGGGACCCTGGCCAGGGGAGCAATCGGAGGACGAGGCCTGCCCATAATCCAGAGAGGCTTGCCCAGAGGAGGACTACGTGGGGGACGTGCCACAAGAACCCTGCTTAGGGGTGGGATGTCGCTCCGAG GTCGGGGTATGATAGGTCGGGGAAGAGGGGGCTTTGGAGGCCGAGGCCGTGGacgagggagagggagaggcgcCCTTGCTCGCCCCGTGCTGACCAAGGAACAGCTGGACAACCAGTTGGATGCATACATGTCGAAAACAAAAGGACACCTGGATGCTGAGTTGGATGCCTACATGGCACAGACAGATCCCGAAACCAATGACTGA
- the S100A14 gene encoding protein S100-A14: protein MGQCRSANAEDAQEFSDVERAIETLIKNFHQYSVEGGKETLTPSELQDLVTQQLPHLMPSNCALEEKIASLGSCNDSKLEFGSFWELIGEAAKSVTLESPVPGS from the exons ATGGGACAGTGTCGGTCAGCCAATGCTGAG GATGCCCAGGAATTCAGTGACGTGGAGAGGGCCATTGAGACCCTCATCAAGAACTTCCACCAGTACTCCgtggagggtgggaaggagacgCTGACCCCCTCGGAGCTACAGGACCTGGTCACCCAGCAGCTGCCCCACCTTATGCCG AGCAACTGTGCGCTGGAAGAGAAAATTGCCAGCTTGGGCAGCTGTAACGACTCTAAACTGGAGTTTGGGAGTTTCTGGGAACTAATCGGAGAAGCAGCCAAGAGTGTGACCCTGGAGAGCCCCGTCCCGGGGAGCTGA
- the CHTOP gene encoding chromatin target of PRMT1 protein isoform X8 — MAAQSTPKVVLKSTTKMSLNERFTNMLKNKQPMPVNIRASMQQQQLASARNRRLAQQMENRPSVQAALKLKQSLKQRLGKSNIQARLGRPIGTLARGAIGGRGLPIIQRGLPRGGLRGGRATRTLLRGGMSLRGRGMIGRGRGGFGGRGRGRGRGRGALARPVLTKEQLDNQLDAYMSKTKGHLDAELDAYMAQTDPETND; from the exons ATGGCTGCACAGTCAACACCGAAAGTTGTGCTAAAAAGCACCACCAAGATGTCTCTAAATGAGCG CTTTACTAATATGCTGAAGAACAAACAGCCGATGCCAGTGAATATTCGGGCCTCGATGCAACAGCAGCAGCTAGCCAGTGCCAGAAACAGAAGACTGGCCCAGCAGATGGAGAACAGACCCTCTGTCCAGGCAGCATTAAAGCTCAAGCAG AGCTTAAAGCAGCGCCTGGGTAAGAGTAACATCCAGGCACGGTTAGGCCGACCCATAGGGACCCTGGCCAGGGGAGCAATCGGAGGACGAGGCCTGCCCATAATCCAGAGAGGCTTGCCCAGAGGAGGACTACGTGGGGGACGTGCCACAAGAACCCTGCTTAGGGGTGGGATGTCGCTCCGAG GTCGGGGTATGATAGGTCGGGGAAGAGGGGGCTTTGGAGGCCGAGGCCGTGGacgagggagagggagaggcgcCCTTGCTCGCCCCGTGCTGACCAAGGAACAGCTGGACAACCAGTTGGATGCATACATGTCGAAAACAAAAGGACACCTGGATGCTGAGTTGGATGCCTACATGGCACAGACAGATCCCGAAACCAATGACTGA
- the CHTOP gene encoding chromatin target of PRMT1 protein isoform X1 codes for MAAQSTPKVVLKSTTKMSLNERFTNMLKNKQPMPVNIRASMQQQQLASARNRRLAQQMENRPSVQAALKLKQTLYASPDSGCGRICPSCGWASEGRCYATKSLKQRLGKSNIQARLGRPIGTLARGAIGGRGLPIIQRGLPRGGLRGGRATRTLLRGGMSLRGQNLLRGGRAVAPRMGLRRGGVRGRGGPGRGGLGRGAMGRGGIGGRGRGMIGRGRGGFGGRGRGRGRGRGALARPVLTKEQLDNQLDAYMSKTKGHLDAELDAYMAQTDPETND; via the exons ATGGCTGCACAGTCAACACCGAAAGTTGTGCTAAAAAGCACCACCAAGATGTCTCTAAATGAGCG CTTTACTAATATGCTGAAGAACAAACAGCCGATGCCAGTGAATATTCGGGCCTCGATGCAACAGCAGCAGCTAGCCAGTGCCAGAAACAGAAGACTGGCCCAGCAGATGGAGAACAGACCCTCTGTCCAGGCAGCATTAAAGCTCAAGCAG ACCTTATATGCAAGTCCGGACAGTGGCTGTGGAAGGATATGTCCAAGCTGTGGCTGGGCGTCTGAAGGGCGGTGCTATGCAACT AAGAGCTTAAAGCAGCGCCTGGGTAAGAGTAACATCCAGGCACGGTTAGGCCGACCCATAGGGACCCTGGCCAGGGGAGCAATCGGAGGACGAGGCCTGCCCATAATCCAGAGAGGCTTGCCCAGAGGAGGACTACGTGGGGGACGTGCCACAAGAACCCTGCTTAGGGGTGGGATGTCGCTCCGAG GTCAAAACCTGCTCCGAGGTGGACGAGCCGTAGCTCCCCGAATGGGCTTAAGAAGAGGTGGTGTTCGAGGTCGTGGAGGTCCTGGGAGAGGGGGCCTAGGGCGTGGAGCTATGGGTCGTGGCGGAATCGGTGGTAGAG GTCGGGGTATGATAGGTCGGGGAAGAGGGGGCTTTGGAGGCCGAGGCCGTGGacgagggagagggagaggcgcCCTTGCTCGCCCCGTGCTGACCAAGGAACAGCTGGACAACCAGTTGGATGCATACATGTCGAAAACAAAAGGACACCTGGATGCTGAGTTGGATGCCTACATGGCACAGACAGATCCCGAAACCAATGACTGA
- the CHTOP gene encoding chromatin target of PRMT1 protein isoform X3 — MAAQSTPKVVLKSTTKMSLNERFTNMLKNKQPMPVNIRASMQQQQLASARNRRLAQQMENRPSVQAALKLKQKSLKQRLGKSNIQARLGRPIGTLARGAIGGRGLPIIQRGLPRGGLRGGRATRTLLRGGMSLRGQNLLRGGRAVAPRMGLRRGGVRGRGGPGRGGLGRGAMGRGGIGGRGRGMIGRGRGGFGGRGRGRGRGRGALARPVLTKEQLDNQLDAYMSKTKGHLDAELDAYMAQTDPETND; from the exons ATGGCTGCACAGTCAACACCGAAAGTTGTGCTAAAAAGCACCACCAAGATGTCTCTAAATGAGCG CTTTACTAATATGCTGAAGAACAAACAGCCGATGCCAGTGAATATTCGGGCCTCGATGCAACAGCAGCAGCTAGCCAGTGCCAGAAACAGAAGACTGGCCCAGCAGATGGAGAACAGACCCTCTGTCCAGGCAGCATTAAAGCTCAAGCAG AAGAGCTTAAAGCAGCGCCTGGGTAAGAGTAACATCCAGGCACGGTTAGGCCGACCCATAGGGACCCTGGCCAGGGGAGCAATCGGAGGACGAGGCCTGCCCATAATCCAGAGAGGCTTGCCCAGAGGAGGACTACGTGGGGGACGTGCCACAAGAACCCTGCTTAGGGGTGGGATGTCGCTCCGAG GTCAAAACCTGCTCCGAGGTGGACGAGCCGTAGCTCCCCGAATGGGCTTAAGAAGAGGTGGTGTTCGAGGTCGTGGAGGTCCTGGGAGAGGGGGCCTAGGGCGTGGAGCTATGGGTCGTGGCGGAATCGGTGGTAGAG GTCGGGGTATGATAGGTCGGGGAAGAGGGGGCTTTGGAGGCCGAGGCCGTGGacgagggagagggagaggcgcCCTTGCTCGCCCCGTGCTGACCAAGGAACAGCTGGACAACCAGTTGGATGCATACATGTCGAAAACAAAAGGACACCTGGATGCTGAGTTGGATGCCTACATGGCACAGACAGATCCCGAAACCAATGACTGA
- the CHTOP gene encoding chromatin target of PRMT1 protein isoform X9: MAAQSTPKVVLKSTTKMSLNERFTNMLKNKQPMPVNIRASMQQQQLASARNRRLAQQMENRPSVQAALKLKQVGV, translated from the exons ATGGCTGCACAGTCAACACCGAAAGTTGTGCTAAAAAGCACCACCAAGATGTCTCTAAATGAGCG CTTTACTAATATGCTGAAGAACAAACAGCCGATGCCAGTGAATATTCGGGCCTCGATGCAACAGCAGCAGCTAGCCAGTGCCAGAAACAGAAGACTGGCCCAGCAGATGGAGAACAGACCCTCTGTCCAGGCAGCATTAAAGCTCAAGCAG GTCGGGGTATGA
- the CHTOP gene encoding chromatin target of PRMT1 protein isoform X5, whose product MVDDYKVAQGKKLKLLWRKEKFRELLFWQTLYASPDSGCGRICPSCGWASEGRCYATKSLKQRLGKSNIQARLGRPIGTLARGAIGGRGLPIIQRGLPRGGLRGGRATRTLLRGGMSLRGQNLLRGGRAVAPRMGLRRGGVRGRGGPGRGGLGRGAMGRGGIGGRGRGMIGRGRGGFGGRGRGRGRGRGALARPVLTKEQLDNQLDAYMSKTKGHLDAELDAYMAQTDPETND is encoded by the exons ATGGTGGATGACTACAAGGTGGCTCAGGGCAAAAAGCTGAAACTTCTCTGGAGGAAAGAGAAGTTCAGGGAACTCCTATTTTGGCAG ACCTTATATGCAAGTCCGGACAGTGGCTGTGGAAGGATATGTCCAAGCTGTGGCTGGGCGTCTGAAGGGCGGTGCTATGCAACT AAGAGCTTAAAGCAGCGCCTGGGTAAGAGTAACATCCAGGCACGGTTAGGCCGACCCATAGGGACCCTGGCCAGGGGAGCAATCGGAGGACGAGGCCTGCCCATAATCCAGAGAGGCTTGCCCAGAGGAGGACTACGTGGGGGACGTGCCACAAGAACCCTGCTTAGGGGTGGGATGTCGCTCCGAG GTCAAAACCTGCTCCGAGGTGGACGAGCCGTAGCTCCCCGAATGGGCTTAAGAAGAGGTGGTGTTCGAGGTCGTGGAGGTCCTGGGAGAGGGGGCCTAGGGCGTGGAGCTATGGGTCGTGGCGGAATCGGTGGTAGAG GTCGGGGTATGATAGGTCGGGGAAGAGGGGGCTTTGGAGGCCGAGGCCGTGGacgagggagagggagaggcgcCCTTGCTCGCCCCGTGCTGACCAAGGAACAGCTGGACAACCAGTTGGATGCATACATGTCGAAAACAAAAGGACACCTGGATGCTGAGTTGGATGCCTACATGGCACAGACAGATCCCGAAACCAATGACTGA
- the CHTOP gene encoding chromatin target of PRMT1 protein isoform X2, which translates to MAAQSTPKVVLKSTTKMSLNERFTNMLKNKQPMPVNIRASMQQQQLASARNRRLAQQMENRPSVQAALKLKQTLYASPDSGCGRICPSCGWASEGRCYATSLKQRLGKSNIQARLGRPIGTLARGAIGGRGLPIIQRGLPRGGLRGGRATRTLLRGGMSLRGQNLLRGGRAVAPRMGLRRGGVRGRGGPGRGGLGRGAMGRGGIGGRGRGMIGRGRGGFGGRGRGRGRGRGALARPVLTKEQLDNQLDAYMSKTKGHLDAELDAYMAQTDPETND; encoded by the exons ATGGCTGCACAGTCAACACCGAAAGTTGTGCTAAAAAGCACCACCAAGATGTCTCTAAATGAGCG CTTTACTAATATGCTGAAGAACAAACAGCCGATGCCAGTGAATATTCGGGCCTCGATGCAACAGCAGCAGCTAGCCAGTGCCAGAAACAGAAGACTGGCCCAGCAGATGGAGAACAGACCCTCTGTCCAGGCAGCATTAAAGCTCAAGCAG ACCTTATATGCAAGTCCGGACAGTGGCTGTGGAAGGATATGTCCAAGCTGTGGCTGGGCGTCTGAAGGGCGGTGCTATGCAACT AGCTTAAAGCAGCGCCTGGGTAAGAGTAACATCCAGGCACGGTTAGGCCGACCCATAGGGACCCTGGCCAGGGGAGCAATCGGAGGACGAGGCCTGCCCATAATCCAGAGAGGCTTGCCCAGAGGAGGACTACGTGGGGGACGTGCCACAAGAACCCTGCTTAGGGGTGGGATGTCGCTCCGAG GTCAAAACCTGCTCCGAGGTGGACGAGCCGTAGCTCCCCGAATGGGCTTAAGAAGAGGTGGTGTTCGAGGTCGTGGAGGTCCTGGGAGAGGGGGCCTAGGGCGTGGAGCTATGGGTCGTGGCGGAATCGGTGGTAGAG GTCGGGGTATGATAGGTCGGGGAAGAGGGGGCTTTGGAGGCCGAGGCCGTGGacgagggagagggagaggcgcCCTTGCTCGCCCCGTGCTGACCAAGGAACAGCTGGACAACCAGTTGGATGCATACATGTCGAAAACAAAAGGACACCTGGATGCTGAGTTGGATGCCTACATGGCACAGACAGATCCCGAAACCAATGACTGA
- the S100A13 gene encoding protein S100-A13 isoform X2 has translation MNTPSALLPLHTRAASGSFHFPSQHVWQEGRKGTLSINEFKELVTQQLPHLLKDVGSLDEKMKSLDVNQDSELKFTEYWRLIGELAKELRKEKALEIRKK, from the exons atgaatacacCTTCAGCACTTCTTCCCCTCCATACACGTGCAGCATCAGGatcctttcattttccttcccaGCATGTGT GGCAGGAGGGTCGGAAGGGCACCCTCAGCATCAATGAGTTTAAGGAATTGGTCACTCAGCAGTTGCCTCACCTGCTCAAG GATGTGGGCTCCTTAGACGAGAAGATGAAGAGCTTGGATGTGAATCAGGACTCAGAGCTGAAGTTCACTGAGTACTGGAGACTGATCGGGGAGCTAGCCAAGGAGCTCAGGAAGGAGAAGGCCCTGGAGATCCGGAAGAAGTAA